The genomic window CGCGTTAAAATCTGGTTTGCGGCGCGCCCATCGCCAGGTTTGCGCGTCGCGCAGCGTTGGCTCCAGCAGCTGCGCCAAAATACAGCACGCACGCAGCTCCTGTAGCACGCTAAAATGCAACGCGCGCGAGCAGCCGGCGCCTACATTTGTTCTCATTTTGGGCATAAATTTCACACATAAACACAAAACACGTGACATATAATTTGAATCACAAACATCATTCAACCAAGTTCGTGCCAAAAATTCATGCACACATGTTCAAATTCATGCCCACAACATAATTCAACCAAGTTTAAAATGCAAACCAAGTTCATGAACAAACGAAAGGCACAACAATcaagcctcgtcctcgtcttcgtcttcatcCCCATCTTCCTCCGATTCATCCGACTTCTCCGAAGACGATTCTTTCTCCTCCTCTTCATTGTTGTGCGCCGTATCCTCATCACGTGAAGCTCGAAAGGTGTTGCCAAGATGTTCAATGGCATCTTCATGCGAAGGTGGCACATCGGcgcccggaggtgcacccatgtCCCCAATAAGAGACGTAAAACTCATGCCATCCATGCCACCCATGCCGTCCAAGCCTCCCGGAGGTGCTCCAAAGCCACTCATGCCTTCCATGATCTCCATGGTAGCCCCAAAGCCACCCATGGAACCCATGCCGCCCATGGTAGCTCCAAAACCACCCATTGAACCAATgccacccatgccgccaaggccaccgccacccatgccacCAAGTtcaccgccacccatgccgccaaggccaccgtCACCTATTGTGcgaatcatggctcttttttggatcaagacttcttcggGGGCAAGGTTGACATACTTCTTTTGTGCATTATTGAACaaagatgtgtccaagaagaacacgtgcttctcccattccaacaatttagctcgctcctccatgcccaccttcctctcctccaatgccactttcctctcctcggccgccaccctcctctcctcgatCGCCaacttcctctcctcggccgcggcatcttggttccttgccattttcctcacctcgttggcttcttttcttgcgTTGACAattgcttccatagcatttttgagctcatcattttttttcctcttcttcttttcttttgcgtctttcttcgtgccatccggtcgttttggctttgagtatgaaaccgagtttggtgtggggcttctcttgccatATTCACTTGATGCATTCTCCTCATCATTATCTTTCAAATTAATTGTTCGCTTGCGTTTTTTGCTCAAATCCAAATCATCAATATCCTCACGCTTCTTCCATTTTTCATCATCCTTCAATACTTCATAGCAACGAGGCAAGGTAAATgaccttcctttcttgatcttccccttcttggtcctcttctcctctcctttgaacaagttttgtgcaatatttaactacatgaaaacaaaacaagttagcacaACAAACACCAACAACAAGCGCTCGTGCGTCCatcgggtcaactcgccggcgccggcgcgtgcGGGGCGAAGGTGGCGCGGGGGAGAGAGTGCGACGCGAGCGCTCGtgtgtgccgcgcgcggaagcaGGTGCCCCAAGTACGCAGGGCGCGATGACGATTCAAACCGCGCCCAACTCTATATGCCACGCGCGCGGTTATTGCGCGCCTGCTTGAGACACTCTACCGATTGCGGCGCGTTAAAATGAGCAAATTTGCGGCCCGGCGcttgtttagcgcggctgttggagatgctcttagcaagAATTGCGTTTAAAGGGTTGTAATCCCATAGCTGCTTCCAGATCGCCAAATGCAAGGTACTGCTTGATGTGTTTTAATTTTGACTGATTAGCCTCATGTGAGCTTACACTTGCACGTTTCCAAAATTGGTCTACGCTTTCACGTGGTTTACTTTCTTCGTTTCAAATTGCTTAAATTTTCGCAAAGTTAACTACAGACAGTGCTAGTGTAGAGTAGCATCATCAGTTCACTGCGCACCGACAGCCAAACTAGCACCGGGGTCCGAGGCAGACGCCATGGCCGACGACGAGGTGGTCGTCGCGTCCGCGGAGGAGTCGCTGACCACTCCGCTGCTCGAGCCAGCCGCGAGCCCCCGCGACCCGTCGGTGGAGGTGAGTCTGTACCGGCGGGGCGCCGGCCCGCCCAAGGTCTTCCGGTCGGGCCTGAGGGGCCCTCGCCGCGACCGCCTCGACGTGCGCGGCATCCAGGCAGAGCACGAGCTCCGCGCCCTCTTCGCCTTCAAGCCGGGGGTCTCCCGCCGCGGCCTCCGGATCCGGCCCGACCCGGCGACCGGCCACTCCGCCGTGCCCTTCCGCGACGGCGCCGCCATCGCCCTCGACGGCGAGCCCAAGGTAATGGAGCTGATCCCTGCCCGTTTTGCGTTTTGCACCTCGCGGTGTGGGGATATTGCAGAAGGACTTGACGGATTGGATTTTCCTCGTCGTGCAGGTGCAGGTGTCGTGGACCAAGCCTGCCTCGATGATCGTCGTCGGTCTGCTGGTGCTGGCGTTGATGGCGGTGGTGGCTTTCAACGGGGTGCCGGAGTCGCTACTGTCGTCGAGCGTAGTCAAAGCCCTCTTCTCGCCGTGGATCCTCGCCAGCGCGGTTATCGTCTTCGTCCGTCTCAGGATGCGGCCACAAGCTCCTCCCCGTCTCAGGATGCGGCCACAAGCTCCTCCATGAACGGAACCGAGCTATGGTACTGTAATAACTCTCCTTTGTGATATCCAGAGAAGCCCTTCTTCTCTGGTTTCTCTTCAGGAATTATGTGCAATGGAGACAAAATTCCAGAATAAATGTGTGTGCAGTTTGCTTCAACGCGAATAATCATCTCTGCTGACGAAATTTTCCATTTCAGTATGCAAGTTCCATATTCCATAATCATCTCTCAGAACCAGAACACCAAGATACATTACAACCACGTGTATCATATAAGTTACTGGAACAAAGTTTATACAGAACCTCGTCAAAACAGCTTTCAGGTTTTTCACACACAAACAACCAAATAAGATCAGGAAAGGCAAGACTATCCGTAGATCCAAATGATATCACTGAACCAAAACAAAACTAGCAGAAAGGTGTAAATTTTAGTCGCTATCATCTTCGTCTTCTCGCGTTTCAAGCTGGGAGACAACCTTTTCTATGAACTTCCTGCGAACGCCTTCCATGACATTGTTACCACCTTGTCCATCATTCAGTACTGGGTCTGAGTGGCAAAGCGCCAATGCAACAGCTGAAATAAACAGAATGAAAGTTTAGCATAAAGAGTGGAAGACCGTGCATGACACTTAAAGATTCCGTGTGCTCACATCAGTCGGTGTAATTTACATGATCAAGAAAAATCCGTTGTCGTTTCTAATTCACACGACGTATTCGATTTTAATGGTAACAGCAGCATAACTGTGAACTAGGCATGCCACTGTGTTAGGCACTCATCTAAAATTTGTTCCctcgatttttttttctgtttgtcAGATGATGCAAGGCAAACATACACCAGGACCATATATCCACCATAGACATGCCTGTCGTAATGAACATGTTTTCCTCTTAGTACGAAAGGAAAAAACCTCATCCTAAGGTCAAAGATTATAGTCACGTTAAGCCGTCTAGATTGTAATATCCACAGAAATTGTGAATTGTATCCTGCGACTGGCTAATTGCAACTTTAAGATAGTCACACACATACACACTGTTCACTGGTGTGTACTGGCAATATTTTTGTCCAACCAACTAAATAAAGAAGAGTAA from Triticum aestivum cultivar Chinese Spring chromosome 3B, IWGSC CS RefSeq v2.1, whole genome shotgun sequence includes these protein-coding regions:
- the LOC123068948 gene encoding uncharacterized protein, which encodes MADDEVVVASAEESLTTPLLEPAASPRDPSVEVSLYRRGAGPPKVFRSGLRGPRRDRLDVRGIQAEHELRALFAFKPGVSRRGLRIRPDPATGHSAVPFRDGAAIALDGEPKVQVSWTKPASMIVVGLLVLALMAVVAFNGVPESLLSSSVVKALFSPWILASAVIVFVRLRMRPQAPPRLRMRPQAPP